A genome region from Fervidobacterium changbaicum includes the following:
- a CDS encoding DDE-type integrase/transposase/recombinase: MQIHKIKKAFVKFRCRSCHTRDEIPTNLPQFVPLPFDSFKFFRFPIFIVLKAFVLYFKAVSLRSIRDSLNIKVSHVAIYKWILKLSCFFSILVPVDAFKVHGDETVVLFKSKKYYVWFLVEHDSNLIVAWHVSKYRDMGQVKILLEKFFGNNERTIELITDGLGAYGAVKILYKNINHIVVRLGQNNQCESKFSLFQDFVRAKRGFKNIDNLPMYVNSFCVVRNLLKLNGNDIARVMSVLLSSITTS; encoded by the coding sequence ATGCAAATCCACAAAATCAAAAAAGCCTTCGTTAAGTTCCGTTGCCGTTCTTGCCATACCAGAGACGAAATCCCAACTAACTTACCTCAATTTGTCCCTCTTCCTTTCGACTCTTTCAAGTTCTTCCGTTTCCCTATCTTTATTGTTCTTAAAGCCTTCGTCCTTTATTTCAAAGCTGTGTCCTTGCGTTCCATCAGAGACTCACTTAATATCAAAGTCTCTCATGTCGCTATCTACAAGTGGATCCTTAAGTTGTCTTGTTTCTTTTCCATCCTCGTTCCTGTAGATGCTTTCAAAGTCCATGGTGATGAAACTGTCGTTTTGTTTAAATCCAAAAAGTACTATGTTTGGTTCTTAGTTGAGCACGATTCGAATCTTATTGTTGCTTGGCATGTATCCAAATATCGCGATATGGGTCAAGTGAAGATATTGTTAGAGAAGTTCTTTGGTAACAACGAAAGAACAATCGAACTAATTACAGATGGACTTGGTGCATATGGTGCAGTGAAGATACTATACAAGAATATCAATCATATTGTTGTGAGACTTGGGCAAAACAATCAATGTGAATCGAAGTTTTCGTTATTCCAAGACTTTGTACGAGCCAAGCGTGGATTTAAGAATATTGACAATCTTCCAATGTACGTAAACAGTTTTTGTGTAGTGAGAAATCTCTTGAAACTGAATGGCAATGATATTGCGCGTGTTATGAGTGTTCTATTGTCTTCCATCACTACAAGTTAA
- the tmk gene encoding dTMP kinase, producing the protein MFVSFEGIDGCGKSTQIDLFTKYLESNGINYVKVREPGGTKLGERIRQLLVSEEMISRSELLLFLASRAQLVEEVIKPALKEGKVVVADRFAHSSVAYQGCGRNLGMDVVKMLNDFATNGIYPDLVFYIDIPVELAMLRISKEHRDRIEREGVEFFERVRSCYQQLCRSEESFVLIDGTKDKQSISGEIIRIFEKHYKI; encoded by the coding sequence GTGTTCGTATCATTCGAGGGAATAGACGGATGCGGCAAAAGTACGCAGATTGACCTTTTCACAAAGTATTTGGAATCAAACGGCATTAACTATGTTAAGGTGAGAGAACCTGGAGGCACAAAGTTAGGAGAAAGGATAAGGCAGCTATTGGTTAGTGAAGAAATGATCTCTCGAAGTGAATTATTGCTTTTTCTAGCTTCAAGAGCTCAGCTCGTTGAAGAAGTTATAAAACCCGCATTGAAGGAAGGAAAAGTTGTGGTCGCTGATAGATTTGCGCACTCAAGCGTTGCATATCAAGGTTGTGGCAGAAATTTGGGGATGGACGTTGTTAAAATGCTAAATGACTTTGCAACCAACGGAATCTATCCAGACTTGGTGTTCTACATCGATATCCCTGTTGAATTGGCAATGCTAAGGATAAGCAAAGAACACAGGGACAGAATTGAACGCGAAGGTGTAGAATTTTTCGAAAGAGTCAGAAGTTGCTACCAGCAATTGTGCAGAAGTGAGGAAAGTTTTGTACTAATTGATGGGACAAAAGATAAACAATCTATAAGTGGTGAAATAATAAGGATTTTTGAAAAGCACTATAAAATATGA
- the fliQ gene encoding flagellar biosynthesis protein FliQ yields MTIEVFLDIVKHGIQLLLTLITPPLLVSLAVGILISIFQAATQIHEQTLTFAPRIIVVFLTLMFLFGWMVESVLDFIKDIIEKYMSMI; encoded by the coding sequence ATGACCATAGAGGTTTTCCTGGATATCGTAAAACACGGAATACAATTGCTGTTGACACTTATAACACCTCCGCTACTTGTTAGCCTCGCGGTAGGTATTTTGATTAGTATCTTTCAAGCTGCAACACAGATCCATGAGCAGACTCTAACGTTTGCACCACGCATTATAGTCGTCTTTCTGACTCTTATGTTCCTCTTTGGTTGGATGGTCGAAAGTGTGCTTGATTTTATCAAGGACATCATAGAAAAGTACATGTCTATGATTTAG
- a CDS encoding homocysteine S-methyltransferase family protein, which yields MSNLTRQQFSELLSQRVLFLDGAYGTELFKRGYIKNREPIELLNITNPDAVLSLQTDYVNAGVDFLLTNTFSANRHKLMKLGYDQYFGEINRAAVKIAKEAAKTSDKPVYVLGDISSVGEMIEPLGELKSKYVYNIFEEQVEALVEAGVDGIIIETMSDIKEAKLAYLAAREVAPNLPILVSMTFEENSVAVTGTSLELYVALFNDLDVDAIGINCTLTPDKMVPLVRKLAGLSKKPIFAEPNAGKPVLSSDGRLTYKTTPEEFTVYVEDYVELGANIVGGCCGTGPEHIKYMVQHIGLKKPKTRKINQLDVITSRVHMFNVEPFLIVGERINASAKKKLHNEIREFNFEHVLKLAKSQEQEGAHAIDLNFGIESVLLEEHFSKVIVELDRIVSIPISFDIQHNEFLESALIEYPGRPLINSSKALPEELDKKVKLLKKYGGLLVVLAMGKEIPKTAEERYELGRRAIEYLEIQGIDRSRIFVDPLVLPIGANQDYSVTLDTIRMLSNDGIRTILGLSNFSFGMPNRDELNASFLALAMHSGLSAAILNTSEELTMRILRGMKRILGKEGSKFGEEIKSSELVSLLLRGNINEAEKYVLSFLDTLTPLEIIQTVLAKSMEEIGNLYADNKIYLPHLILAAETSKPIFSKLLSMVAEKDSAILGRILLATVEGDIHDIGKKIVGTVLESAGFQVIDIGKDVPAEVILQKVKELNPDIVGLSAMMTTTVSQVGQVVKTLRENGVSTPIIAGGASMNEELAQRFGSYYAKDAQEAVKLCKRILNIDK from the coding sequence TTGAGTAACTTAACCAGACAACAGTTTTCTGAGCTCCTATCACAAAGAGTTTTGTTCCTTGATGGTGCTTACGGAACTGAGCTTTTCAAAAGAGGCTACATAAAGAACCGAGAACCTATAGAATTACTTAATATAACAAATCCCGACGCTGTCCTATCGCTTCAAACCGATTATGTAAATGCTGGTGTTGATTTCTTGCTGACAAATACATTTAGTGCAAACAGGCACAAACTAATGAAACTAGGGTATGACCAATACTTTGGCGAGATTAACCGAGCTGCTGTAAAGATAGCTAAAGAAGCTGCAAAGACTTCAGATAAACCAGTTTACGTTCTTGGTGATATCTCTTCTGTAGGCGAAATGATAGAACCTCTTGGAGAGCTGAAATCAAAGTATGTATACAATATCTTCGAAGAGCAGGTTGAAGCACTCGTTGAAGCTGGTGTCGATGGGATTATAATTGAGACAATGAGCGATATCAAAGAAGCAAAGCTCGCATACTTGGCAGCAAGAGAAGTCGCCCCGAATCTACCTATTCTGGTAAGTATGACCTTTGAGGAAAACAGCGTTGCAGTAACAGGGACCAGTTTAGAGTTATATGTCGCCTTATTCAACGACCTTGATGTTGATGCAATTGGTATCAACTGTACGCTGACACCTGATAAAATGGTTCCGCTCGTGAGGAAATTGGCCGGATTATCAAAAAAGCCCATTTTTGCAGAACCAAACGCAGGGAAACCAGTCTTATCCTCCGATGGCAGATTGACTTACAAAACTACTCCAGAAGAATTTACAGTCTATGTTGAAGATTATGTGGAACTTGGTGCAAATATTGTCGGTGGGTGTTGTGGGACAGGTCCTGAACACATCAAGTACATGGTTCAACATATTGGCTTGAAGAAACCAAAGACAAGAAAAATAAATCAACTGGACGTAATCACAAGCAGGGTCCATATGTTTAATGTGGAGCCATTTTTAATTGTTGGTGAGCGTATAAATGCTTCTGCGAAGAAAAAACTACACAACGAGATTCGCGAATTCAATTTTGAGCATGTTTTGAAACTTGCAAAATCTCAAGAACAGGAAGGTGCTCATGCAATTGATTTGAATTTTGGAATAGAATCTGTACTGTTGGAAGAACACTTTTCTAAAGTTATTGTAGAGCTGGACAGGATCGTTAGTATCCCCATTTCGTTTGACATACAGCACAATGAATTCCTCGAAAGCGCATTAATTGAGTATCCTGGAAGACCTTTGATTAATTCTTCAAAAGCACTACCTGAAGAGCTTGATAAGAAAGTAAAGCTACTTAAGAAGTATGGCGGACTATTAGTTGTTCTTGCGATGGGTAAGGAGATACCAAAAACAGCCGAAGAGAGGTACGAGCTTGGTAGGCGTGCTATTGAATATCTGGAAATCCAGGGAATAGACCGTTCAAGGATTTTTGTAGACCCACTGGTTTTGCCCATAGGAGCAAACCAGGATTACAGTGTAACGCTTGACACCATTAGGATGCTCTCTAATGACGGTATCCGAACGATACTTGGGCTTTCAAACTTCAGCTTTGGAATGCCAAACCGCGACGAGCTAAACGCTTCGTTCTTAGCTTTAGCAATGCATTCAGGACTATCTGCAGCGATTTTAAATACGTCAGAGGAGCTAACAATGAGAATTCTGCGTGGGATGAAGCGAATTTTGGGTAAGGAGGGTTCCAAGTTTGGCGAGGAAATAAAGAGTAGTGAACTGGTCAGCTTACTCCTTCGCGGAAATATAAATGAAGCCGAGAAGTATGTGCTGTCTTTCTTAGATACGTTAACGCCACTTGAGATAATTCAAACAGTGCTTGCGAAATCGATGGAAGAAATAGGAAATCTCTATGCTGACAACAAAATTTATCTCCCACACCTCATACTTGCTGCGGAGACTTCAAAACCCATATTCAGTAAGCTACTTTCTATGGTAGCTGAAAAAGACTCTGCGATATTAGGCAGGATACTACTTGCAACAGTTGAAGGAGATATCCACGATATCGGCAAGAAGATAGTTGGAACGGTTCTTGAGAGCGCAGGGTTCCAAGTAATCGATATAGGCAAGGACGTTCCCGCTGAGGTAATTCTTCAGAAAGTTAAGGAACTTAATCCAGATATAGTAGGTTTGTCGGCAATGATGACAACAACCGTTTCCCAAGTCGGCCAAGTCGTGAAAACTCTTAGAGAAAACGGAGTAAGTACGCCAATTATTGCTGGTGGTGCCTCTATGAATGAAGAATTGGCACAACGCTTTGGGAGTTATTATGCAAAAGACGCTCAGGAGGCTGTTAAATTGTGCAAAAGGATTTTGAATATCGATAAATAA
- a CDS encoding alanyl-tRNA editing protein gives MKIQSLYKGNKVEIIKVEKKSGRYYAYAYLSPFYPDGKGGQLGDRGKIGGIDVLGVTEKDGYTVHELATEIEPGTYDVEIDQIRRRDIAQQHTAQHILSAAFIEVAEVETVSFRMGEEYSTIDLDIPFIEPEVIEEAEDLSNRIIQFCVNVEEIITDIEGVKAFELRKPLSDKVKGEVRLIKIPNLDVSACGGFHVDNTGEIGVIKVIDMEKVKGNLTRMYFVSGQRALKYFKKYNNVLKNLSRQLTASVDELNLRVEKLLNELKEKNSLLSKISQEYAEVLKKAVENKEFVYLEGYTEVGNFLSKSIEDEFLVFYDGSKYIVASKKYDVREFVKKLIEKYGGKGGGKQEFAQYLPEKRVSLSELEVLFQETYKK, from the coding sequence TTGAAGATACAATCATTGTATAAAGGTAATAAAGTAGAAATTATTAAAGTGGAGAAGAAAAGTGGGAGATACTATGCATACGCTTACTTATCGCCTTTTTATCCTGATGGCAAAGGTGGTCAGCTTGGAGATAGGGGAAAAATTGGAGGTATCGATGTATTAGGTGTAACTGAAAAAGACGGATATACTGTTCACGAACTTGCAACTGAAATTGAACCTGGAACGTACGACGTAGAAATTGACCAAATACGCAGAAGGGATATAGCACAGCAGCACACCGCCCAGCACATCCTATCAGCAGCTTTTATCGAAGTTGCAGAAGTGGAAACTGTTAGCTTTCGTATGGGGGAAGAGTACTCAACTATAGATTTGGACATACCGTTCATAGAACCTGAGGTTATTGAAGAAGCGGAAGATTTATCAAACAGAATAATCCAATTCTGCGTGAACGTTGAAGAAATAATAACAGACATTGAAGGTGTTAAAGCATTTGAGCTGCGAAAACCGTTAAGCGACAAAGTAAAAGGCGAGGTAAGATTAATAAAGATACCTAATTTGGATGTCTCAGCTTGCGGAGGTTTCCATGTTGATAACACTGGTGAGATAGGTGTTATAAAAGTTATAGATATGGAAAAAGTGAAAGGGAACCTTACAAGAATGTACTTTGTTTCGGGCCAAAGGGCTCTGAAGTACTTTAAAAAGTATAACAACGTGCTAAAAAATCTCTCAAGACAGCTCACTGCTTCTGTCGATGAGTTGAACTTACGCGTTGAGAAATTGCTTAATGAACTTAAAGAAAAAAATTCCTTGCTCTCAAAAATTTCTCAAGAGTATGCTGAAGTATTGAAGAAAGCTGTAGAGAACAAAGAATTTGTTTACTTAGAAGGTTACACCGAAGTTGGAAACTTTCTCTCAAAAAGTATTGAAGATGAGTTCTTAGTTTTCTACGACGGTAGTAAGTACATCGTTGCTTCTAAGAAGTACGATGTAAGAGAATTTGTTAAAAAGCTCATCGAAAAGTACGGTGGCAAAGGCGGAGGGAAACAGGAATTCGCACAGTATTTACCTGAAAAAAGAGTTTCACTAAGTGAACTTGAAGTACTGTTCCAAGAAACGTACAAAAAGTAA
- the gltX gene encoding glutamate--tRNA ligase produces the protein MVRVRFAPSPTGYLHVGGARTALFNWLFARKNKGKFILRIEDTDTERSTRESEKMIMNDLKWLGLYWDEGPDIGGDYGPYRQSERLHLYREHAYELVKKGHAYFAVYDKDDPKKVLYTTTEEPTDGNPYTVVFKVPENETVKFDDMLKGEIEFSTEHMDDFIILKSNGFPVYNFAVVIDDHLMSITHVLRGEDHISNTPKQILLYKAFGWEPPKFMHIPLILGADKTPLSKRHGATAVEHFRKEGYLSKALVNYLAILGWSVDEEIFDFTQKIESFTPDKISNKNVVFDYQKLEWVNGKHMRMLTAEELYNQFEEWRRYVGAEKEVPKEVLEICREKVNTLKQLYEFALPFVDDSYEYSQEYVEKFARKPETINIIELAVQKFSQLDNYDISNIEKTLREIATTLGLGTNKVFQTIRGALLGRLVTPGLFESIAVLGKEKTLSRLQRTLEFVKNISA, from the coding sequence ATGGTAAGAGTAAGATTTGCACCAAGTCCGACAGGCTATCTACACGTAGGAGGAGCGAGAACAGCCCTTTTTAACTGGCTTTTTGCAAGAAAGAACAAGGGTAAATTCATCTTGAGGATAGAAGATACCGATACAGAAAGGTCAACGCGCGAATCTGAAAAGATGATAATGAACGATTTGAAATGGTTAGGACTTTATTGGGACGAAGGACCAGACATTGGAGGAGATTACGGACCTTACAGACAAAGCGAGAGATTGCATCTTTACAGAGAACATGCATACGAATTAGTAAAAAAAGGTCACGCATATTTTGCTGTCTATGACAAAGATGATCCAAAAAAGGTTCTTTACACAACAACAGAAGAGCCGACAGATGGAAATCCTTATACTGTCGTTTTCAAAGTGCCCGAAAATGAAACCGTGAAGTTTGACGATATGCTAAAGGGTGAAATTGAGTTTTCTACAGAACACATGGATGATTTCATAATACTAAAATCCAATGGGTTTCCCGTGTACAATTTCGCAGTCGTCATAGACGATCACTTGATGTCAATTACACACGTGCTTCGCGGCGAGGATCATATATCGAACACGCCAAAACAAATACTGCTCTACAAAGCATTCGGTTGGGAACCACCGAAATTTATGCATATCCCTCTGATACTTGGTGCTGACAAGACTCCTTTAAGCAAGAGGCACGGTGCAACAGCTGTTGAGCACTTCAGAAAAGAAGGCTACCTTTCGAAAGCACTTGTTAATTATCTTGCAATCCTTGGCTGGAGTGTCGATGAAGAGATTTTTGACTTTACGCAAAAAATAGAGTCGTTTACACCAGATAAGATTTCCAATAAGAACGTTGTATTCGATTATCAAAAACTCGAATGGGTTAATGGGAAACACATGAGAATGCTTACAGCAGAAGAACTCTATAATCAGTTCGAAGAATGGAGAAGATACGTGGGAGCAGAGAAGGAAGTTCCAAAAGAGGTTTTAGAGATCTGTCGAGAAAAGGTGAACACACTAAAGCAACTATACGAATTCGCATTACCATTTGTCGATGATTCATACGAGTATTCACAAGAATATGTTGAGAAGTTTGCAAGAAAGCCTGAAACGATAAATATTATTGAGTTGGCAGTACAGAAGTTTTCTCAATTAGATAATTACGACATCTCAAACATTGAAAAAACACTGCGAGAGATTGCTACCACACTTGGTTTGGGAACTAACAAAGTATTCCAAACAATTAGAGGAGCTTTACTTGGTAGACTGGTTACACCGGGGCTGTTCGAAAGTATAGCTGTTTTGGGGAAAGAAAAAACATTATCAAGGCTTCAAAGAACTCTCGAGTTTGTCAAAAATATCAGTGCATAA
- a CDS encoding DDE-type integrase/transposase/recombinase, with the protein MQNSVVSCPKCGSTNIYKNGHDKYGNQQYFCKDCKRTFRLVHSKKHKLFSFPYPKCPVCGKTMQIHKIKKAFVKFRCRSCHTRDEIPTNLPQFVPLPFDSFKFFRFPIFIVLKAFVLYFKAVSLRSIRDSLNIKVSHVAIYKWILKLSCFFSILVPVDAFKVHGDETVVLFKSKKYYVWFLVEHDSNLIVAWHVSKYRDMGQVKILLEKFFGNNERTIELITDGLGAYGAVKILYKNINHIVVRLGQNNQCESKFSLFQDFVRAKRGFKNIDNLPMYVNSFCVVRNLLKLNNNDIARVICVLLSSITTS; encoded by the coding sequence ATGCAAAATTCTGTAGTCTCTTGCCCCAAATGCGGCTCTACCAACATCTACAAAAACGGTCATGATAAGTACGGTAACCAACAATACTTTTGCAAAGACTGTAAGCGCACTTTCAGACTTGTTCATTCAAAAAAACACAAGCTCTTCTCTTTCCCTTATCCTAAATGCCCTGTCTGTGGAAAAACTATGCAAATCCACAAAATCAAAAAAGCCTTCGTTAAGTTCCGTTGCCGTTCTTGCCATACCAGAGACGAAATCCCAACTAACTTACCTCAATTTGTCCCTCTTCCTTTCGACTCTTTCAAGTTCTTCCGTTTCCCTATCTTTATTGTCCTTAAAGCCTTCGTCCTTTATTTCAAAGCTGTGTCCTTGCGTTCCATCAGAGACTCACTTAATATCAAAGTCTCTCATGTCGCTATCTACAAGTGGATCCTTAAGTTGTCTTGTTTCTTTTCCATCCTCGTTCCTGTAGATGCTTTCAAAGTCCATGGTGATGAAACTGTCGTTTTGTTTAAATCCAAAAAGTACTACGTTTGGTTCTTAGTTGAGCACGATTCGAATCTTATTGTTGCTTGGCATGTATCCAAATATCGCGATATGGGTCAAGTGAAGATATTGTTAGAGAAGTTCTTTGGTAACAACGAAAGAACAATCGAACTAATTACAGATGGACTTGGTGCATATGGTGCAGTGAAGATACTATACAAGAATATCAATCATATTGTTGTGAGACTTGGGCAAAACAATCAATGTGAATCGAAGTTTTCGTTATTCCAAGACTTTGTACGAGCCAAGCGTGGATTTAAGAATATTGACAATCTTCCAATGTACGTGAACAGCTTTTGTGTAGTGAGAAATCTCTTGAAACTGAACAACAATGATATTGCGCGTGTTATCTGTGTTCTATTGTCTTCCATCACTACAAGTTAA
- a CDS encoding alkaline phosphatase family protein, producing MFADNGLIAPQYSKSIVNLVSSFLKCFGIHSNHSEFPLEGNFEGFFQGIKRIVIFLVDGMGYNKFIKINEGIGFKDVIRVSSVFPTTTVAAVTSWFTGKTPKEHGLLGYILYLREIGSITNMIEFTYPGVEGGIFAGLIKKRLHRLDNVFDLLKEKGLYGGVMTHATISNSGLSYLIHKNAHVMGYYYMGDLLATLKKRLSEDWQGMLYIYWGYLDGLGHKKGPDSEAYEMEMARLLIEIKRFVEEYLPSDTLFVITSDHGMVQIPNSTNYFLKSTDPFNRLLACPPGGEMRMMYFYLSKKSNYEPLKSYFEENFPSSCVFLSSREGIDVGLFGPGRIHPELYNRIGDAIMITKGNNAFTYLYSGGEERLAGMHGSLTEDEVFVPAIFIRR from the coding sequence ATGTTTGCTGATAATGGGTTGATTGCTCCACAATACAGCAAGTCAATTGTTAACCTTGTTTCTTCGTTTCTTAAGTGCTTTGGAATTCATTCAAACCATTCAGAATTCCCCCTCGAAGGCAACTTCGAGGGGTTTTTCCAGGGTATAAAGAGGATAGTAATATTCTTAGTTGACGGGATGGGGTATAACAAGTTCATCAAAATTAATGAGGGTATAGGTTTTAAAGATGTAATAAGAGTTTCCAGTGTCTTCCCTACAACAACAGTTGCAGCTGTGACAAGTTGGTTTACAGGGAAGACACCTAAGGAACACGGCCTTCTTGGTTATATCCTTTACCTACGTGAGATAGGCTCAATAACCAACATGATAGAATTCACATATCCCGGTGTTGAAGGCGGAATATTCGCCGGTCTCATTAAAAAGCGCTTACACAGGTTGGATAATGTCTTTGATTTATTAAAAGAGAAAGGACTCTACGGGGGAGTAATGACGCACGCTACAATTTCAAATTCTGGACTATCTTACCTTATACACAAAAACGCTCATGTGATGGGCTACTATTATATGGGCGATTTACTTGCAACATTAAAGAAAAGGCTCTCCGAAGACTGGCAAGGAATGTTATATATATATTGGGGATATCTGGATGGCTTAGGGCACAAAAAAGGTCCAGATAGTGAAGCTTACGAGATGGAAATGGCAAGGTTACTTATTGAAATCAAGAGGTTCGTAGAAGAATATCTGCCAAGCGATACTCTTTTCGTGATTACGTCTGATCATGGCATGGTTCAAATACCAAACTCAACAAACTATTTCTTGAAATCAACAGACCCATTCAACAGGTTGTTAGCATGTCCACCTGGCGGGGAAATGAGGATGATGTATTTCTACTTGTCCAAAAAGAGCAATTACGAACCGTTGAAAAGCTATTTTGAAGAAAATTTTCCATCAAGTTGCGTCTTCCTATCAAGTAGAGAAGGCATAGACGTAGGGTTATTCGGACCGGGTAGAATACACCCAGAGTTGTACAATAGAATAGGTGATGCTATAATGATAACAAAGGGGAATAACGCTTTCACTTACTTATACAGCGGTGGTGAAGAAAGACTTGCGGGGATGCACGGTAGTCTGACAGAAGATGAAGTTTTTGTGCCAGCAATCTTTATTAGAAGATAA